The following proteins are encoded in a genomic region of Paralichthys olivaceus isolate ysfri-2021 chromosome 23, ASM2471397v2, whole genome shotgun sequence:
- the LOC109632837 gene encoding leucine-rich repeat neuronal protein 3, whose product MKDVSFVDRLFVGLALAAFVVATEERPDCPKLCVCEIRPWFSPSSVYMEAQTVDCNDLGLFSLPEKLPVGTQVLLLQTNNIAKIEQPLDYLANITEIDLSQNNVSSISDVQLGNLPQLLSLHMEENWIQKLPERCLAEVANLQELYMNHNLISSISPLAFQGLTNLVRLHLNSNKLMVIKREWFEPMPNLEILMIGENPVLSIDDMNFKPLSNLRSLVLTRMNLSQLPDDALAGLDNVESISFYDNIFPEVPHSALKNVKNLKFLDLNKNPIARIQRGDFVDMLHLKELGINSMPELVSIDSFALNNLPELTKIEATNNPKLSYIHPNAFYKLPRLETLMLNGNALSALHRITVESLPNLREVSMHSNPIRCDCVVRWMNMNKTNIRFMEPDSLYCVEPPEYEGQHVRQVHFREMMEICLPLISPESMPGHIKAKNGSSVSLHCRAFAEPEPDIYWITPSGARVLPNTVSDKFYMHPEGTFDIYDITENEAGLYTCVAHNLVGADLKSVSVEVNGYFPQSANGSLNVAVKSVETNSILVSWKAGPGTLAPNIKWYTLSNANHPTIAFTTRVPSDVQVYNLTHLNPATHYKVCVDVRSIHYNHDTKCVNVTTKGIELAAKDTEKWDAAVITVFGVLLAVISVACLLIYVSLRNHHLYGDIRKCDSKAPLKPVEATGMHYPFFTKLWVSGKGLPSGVEVKATVINVSDNAF is encoded by the coding sequence ATGAAGGACGTGTCATTCGTGGATCGTCTCTTTGTCGGCTTGGCCCTTGCCGCTTTTGTTGTGGCCACTGAGGAGAGGCCTGATTGTCCAAAACTCTGTGTATGTGAGATTAGACCTTGGTTTTCTCCCAGTTCCGTGTACATGGAGGCACAGACAGTTGACTGTAATGACTTGGGACTCTTTAGCCTGCCGGAAAAATTACCGGTGGGCACACAAGTACTAttactgcaaacaaacaatattGCCAAGATTGAGCAACCGTTGGATTACTTGGCAAACATCACAGAGATTGATTTATCACAAAACAACGTATCCTCTATCAGTGACGTCCAGCTGGGGAACCTTCCTCAGCTTCTATCTCTTCATATGGAGGAAAACTGGATACAGAAGTTGCCAGAACGATGTCTGGCAGAGGTGGCTAACCTTCAGGAGCTCTACATGAATCACAACCTCATATCCTCCATTTCTCCACTGGCTTTCCAGGGTCTCACCAACCTTGTACGGCTCCACCTCAATTCTAACAAACTGATGGTCATTAAGAGAGAGTGGTTCGAACCCATGCCAAATCTTGAGATTCTGATGATCGGTGAGAACCCAGTTCTTTCTATTGATGATATGAACTTCAAACCTCTCAGCAACCTCCGCAGTCTTGTTCTCACCAGAATGAACTTGTCTCAGCTTCCTGACGATGCACTGGCTGGTCTTGATAATGTAGAGAGCATCTCATTCTATGATAACATTTTCCCTGAGGTGCCTCATTCAGccttgaaaaatgtaaaaaatctcAAGTTTTTGGATCTGAATAAAAACCCCATTGCAAGGATACAGAGAGGGGACTTTGTGGATATGCTCCATCTTAAAGAACTGGGGATCAATAGCATGCCAGAGCTAGTTTCCATTGACAGCTTTGCCCTCAATAACCTCCCTGAGCTCACTAAAATAGAGGCCACCAACAATCCTAAACTCTCCTACATCCATCCTAATGCTTTCTACAAACTACCACGGCTGGAAACCCTAATGCTAAATGGCAATGCTCTCAGTGCCCTGCACAGGATTACTGTTGAGTCCCTCCCAAATCTCAGAGAAGTTAGTATGCACAGCAACCCTATCCGCTGTGATTGCGTAGTCCGCTGGATGAACATGAACAAGACCAACATTCGCTTCATGGAGCCTGATTCACTCTACTGTGTGGAGCCTCCAGAGTACGAGGGGCAGCATGTCCGACAGGTGCACTTCAGGGAGATGATGGAGATTTGTCTGCCACTCATCTCTCCCGAAAGCATGCCTGGGCATATTAAAGCAAAGAACGGGAGCTCAGTGTCACTCCATTGTCGGGCATTTGCTGAACCAGAACCAGACATCTATTGGATCACCCCATCTGGTGCCAGGGTTCTGCCCAACACCGTCTCTGACAAGTTCTACATGCACCCAGAGGGAACTTTTGACATCTATGACATAACAGAAAACGAGGCTGGTCTTTACACTTGTGTTGCCCATAATCTGGTTGGAGCTGATCTTAAATCTGTTTCAGTCGAGGTAAATGGATATTTTCCTCAATCTGCAAATGGTTCTCTGAATGTTGCAGTGAAGTCTGTGGAGACAAACTCCATCCTGGTTTCCTGGAAGGCTGGCCCTGGCACCCTTGCTCCCAACATTAAATGGTACACTCTGTCAAATGCCAACCATCCTACTATAGCTTTTACCACCAGAGTTCCGTCTGATGTCCAGGTCTACAACCTCACCCATCTCAACCCCGCTACTCACTACAAAGTATGTGTGGATGTCCGCAGCATCCACTACAACCATGACACCAAATGTGTCAATGTCACCACTAAGGGAATAGAGCTGGCAGCCAAGGATACAGAAAAATGGGATGCAGCAGTAATTACTGTCTTTGGTGTGCTCTTGGCCGTGATTTCAGTGGCCTGCCTGCTTATTTATGTCTCTCTGAGGAACCACCACCTTTACGGGGATATAAGGAAATGCGACTCCAAAGCTCCGCTGAAACCAGTTGAAGCTACCGGTATGCACTATCCTTTCTTTACAAAGCTGTGGGTTTCGGGTAAGGGACTGCCAAGTGGAGTGGAAGTGAAAGCCACAGTCATAAATGTATCTGACAATGCCTTTTAA